The following nucleotide sequence is from Borrelia sp. A-FGy1.
ACAATCTTGATATTCAGTCAATTAGGTGGTTGGAAGAATTTTTGATTAGTTTTGAAAATACTGTTATTGTTGTGTCGCATGATAGGCATTTTTTAAATCAAGTTTGTACTCATATTGTTGATATTGATTATGGCAAAATACAAGTTTATATTGGTAATTATGATTTTTGGTATGAAACTAGTCAGCTTTTGAATAAGCAGTTAAAAGATGCAAAAAAAAGAACGGAAGAAAAAATTGCAGAACTTAAAACTTTTATTCAAAGGTTTTCAAGTAATGCTTCAAAATCTAGGCAAGCAACTTCAAGAAAAAAATTAATTGATAAGATTAAGATTGAAGATTTAAAGCCCTCTTCTAGAAAATTTCCTTATGTTAACTTTAAGATTGAGAGAGAGCTTGGCAAAAATGTCCTTTCAGTTAAGAATTTAACTAGAGAATTTGAAGGACAACATATTTTAAATAAGTTTAGCATTGTTGTGGAACCTGGTCAAAAGGTTGTATTTTTAGGTAATCCAATTTCAGTAAGTTTTCTTTTTGATATAATTACTAATAAAGATAGAAATTATAAGGGGCATTATGAGTGGGGTTCTACGGTTAATTTTGCATATTTTAATAAAAACAATGAAAAATATTTTAATTTGGATTTAAGTCTGGTAGATTGGTTAAGACAGTATTCAAAGGAGCAAGATGAAACTTATATTAGAGGATTTTTAGGAAGAATGCTTTTTAGTCAAGATGAAGCTTTAAAGAAAGTAAGTGTTCTCTCAGGGGGTGAAAAGGTGAGGTGTATGCTTGCAAAGATAATGCTTAGTGGAGCTAATGTATTATTGTTAGATCAGCCAACTAATCATCTGGATCTTGAAGCTATTACATCTTTAAATACGGGACTTCAAGAGTTTAAAGGAGTTGTTTTGTTTACATCTCATGACCATCAGTTTATTGATACTATTGCTAATAGAATTATTGAATTTACACCAAATGGTATAATTGATCGTTACATGACTTTTTCAGAATATATTGATAACTCTAAAGTTAGAGATTTGAGAGCTGAGCTTTATGAGGGTCAGTCTAGCTTAATACTTTAATAGTAATTGATTTTTTTAGGATATTTTTAATTTTGATTAAAATTTTTTGTATATTTTTATTTTTTATTTCTTATTTTTTTCTATCAGCAGACGTTAATCTTTATTTTCAAAAGGCTTTAACAGGAAAAATAATAGGTAACCCTATACTAGATGAAAGACGTAATACAATTACTGTACTAACCAAAGATAAATGGCTTGTAACTTATAATATGTCTTTGGAGAAAAAATATTCTTATAGAATAGATAGAGCTACTTATCCCTTTCTCTTAAAGGATTTTGGTAATGGATATTATGTTATAACAATTCGTAATGAAGTTCAAAAGATTAGAAGGGGGCAACTTGCTTGGAGGTATAGATTAAGCTCTTCTCCTATAAAAGCTCCTTCAATAGGTAATGACTATATTTTAATTCCTCAGAGTAATTCGAAAGTTGTTGCACTAAGACTTAAAGATGGACATAAAATTTTTGAGGTTAATATAGAGGGAAAGGCTGCAACTTCTGCTGTTGTTCTTGGTAATGGCAATTTTTATATTGCAAATGAAAATTGCACAATGTTTTCTTTCAGTTCTTTAGGTATAAATTTATGGAGTGTTCCTCTTATATCTTATCCTAATGTGTTCATGATAAATACTAATAATGATATTATTGTAGGTCATCAATCTGGAGATGTTGTTATTTATGATAGTGATGTAGGAGAGGTTTTAGATTCTCTTATTCTAAATTATCCTATTAATTTTTTGTTTGAGAAATTTAACGGTGAGTATATTGCAGTATCCAATGTTGGAGTTTTGTTTAATTTAAGTAGAAATCTTGATCTTAAATTCACTAAAAATATAGGGTTTGATATAAAAGAGGCTGTTCTTTATAATAATAAAAATCTTTTTATTGCCGTAAAGCCTAATGGAGCTTTATCTCTTAATGAATATTTTGAGCCAGTTGATAGATATGATAATATGAAAGAAATATCTGGGCTTAGTGCTAATTTTGGAGTAATTGCTACAGGTGATCTTAGTTGGATATTAACTACTTATTATTATGAATATAAAGATGAACTTGATGTTAAAATTTGGAATCATTCGTTAGGAAATAGATATCATCAAAATAGAATAGATTACATAGAAAAGACTCTAATAGATTATGATGAAATTTATTTGTCTCTTGATGGAATGTTAAATGCTGAATATAGTAGAAGTACTTATAATAAATTTATAAATACTCTATATTCTCTGGTTATTAGATACGGGAATCTTCCAAAGAAATATTTAGATTTATATAAAAAAGCTTTTGATAATTGGCTTTTCCCTAGAGATGGTATTGATAGAATAGCACAAAGGGGGGAGCTTTATAAATATTTTGTTTATGTTAATGATAAATCTTCAATTAAGAGTTTTATAAATATGGCAATTAAGGAAAAAAATATCAGTAATATAATTGAATTAGTTAAAAATGTTGCTAAATTTGAATGTTATCATGGACAGGAAGATCTTGTGTATAATTATATACAGTATGTTATATTAAATTACCAAGGAAATTTAGACATAGCATATGCTGTTCTTTTGAATTTGCGAAAGATAATTTTGAATTCTACAAAAGATATTCTTAAAATTTATAGGGATAAGTGTTTGACTTTGTTGAAATTTATAAGAAGGCAAAACTTTTCTGAGAAAATTAATAAGCATATTAATGAAATTATTGCTATTCTTTAATCTATTTTTTTGATAAGGTTTAAGTTGCGGTTTTACATTACTTGTTATGTTAAAATTTGGGTTTAAATTTATTCTTATTTAGTTAATAATAGGAATATAATTAACTATAGGAGAATTTTATGATGAAAAGAATATGGATAGTACTTATTTCTTTCTTTATTTTGTTAAATTTTTTTACTCTTCATGCTAAAGAGGTTGATAAGGATAGATTGAAAGATTTTATTGATATGGATCTTGAATTTGTGGACTATCGGGGTTCTTATGTTAACACGAATACATATGAACAGATAATAGGAATTGGTGAATTTTTAGCTAAGAATTTAATTAATAATAAATCTAATTACTACAACAAATATTACATTAATAGATATATTGATGAGAATGACGAGAAGAGCAGTACTGATATTTTTCTTATTGGTGATGGATCTGCTCTTGATAGTATTTTGAACCTTAGAAGAATACTTATGGGATATTTGATGGGAGTTTTTAGTTACAGTAAAGGTAGTGCAGCTTTATTAGCTAAAGCTATTACAATATACAATGCTGTTTATAGAGGAGATTTGGACTATTACAGTGAATCTTATATTCAGTCTTCTCTTAAAGATATAACTAAAGATAACGTTGGGCTTTCTAGGGTTTATAGTCAATGGGCTGGCAAAACTCGTATTTTTATTCCTCTTAAGAGAAATATTTTATCAGGAAGTATTGAATCAGATGTTGACCTTGATAGAATAGTAACAGACAGAGTAATATCAGCTCTTTTAAGCGAGAATGAAAGTGGTGGTACGGATTTCGCAAGGGATATTACTGATATTCAAGATGAAATTCATGATATAGATCAGGAAAAAGTTGATAATGAAACTGACATTTTAAAGAGTATTCAAGACGAGTTAGATGAAGATATAGAAGATTTGAGGAAACAATTAGAAAAGTCTACTAGTGAAGAAGAGAAGAAGGAAATACAGAAACAGATAGAAGAGAAGAGAAGCGAGAAGGAAGCTTTAGAGAAGAAGGGAAGTGAACTTAAAGAATCCCAGGATAAGTTAGATAAAAATCAAGAGAAGTTAGAAATTCAAAGAGATATAGTAAAGGAAAAATTGCAAGAAAATATTGATGAAGAGAACAAGGGAAAAAATTTACCAAAGCCAGGAGAAATAAATTCACCTAAAGTAAATGAGGAGGATGAGAAAGACGAGTTAGATGAAGATATAGAAGATTTGAGGAAACAATTAGAAAAGTCTACTAGTGAAGAAGAGAAGAAGGAAATACAGAAACAGATAGAAGAGAAGAGAAGCGAGAAGGAAGCTTTAGAGAAGGAGAGAAGTGAACTTAAAGAATCCCAGGATAAGTTAGATAAAAATCAAGAGAAGTTAGAAATTCAAAGAGATATAGTAAAGGAAAAATTGCAAGAAAATATTGATGAAGAGAACAAGGGAAAAAATTTACCAAAGCCAGGAGAAATAAATTCATCTAAAGTAAATGAGGAGGATGAGAAAGATGAGTTAGATGAACAGATCGGAAAAACAGAGGATGGCATTAATTCTAGTGCAAAAGGTGAGTCTAATATTTCATCAGATTCACAAGTAGTAAATTCTAAAAAACAGCCTATAGGTCAGGCTGACATAGATAATAAAGCATCTATTGAGAATAATAAAAATAAATCTGTTTTTTTAGAAATACTTAATCCAAGTACTAATTTGGGAGTGCTTCAATTTATTGATTCTAGTGGAAATAAATTGGAAGAGACTTCTCAATATGGGATTAGAAGATATGGTATTTATGAAAGAGCAAGTGATTTGGTAGCTATAAAGCTTTGTTCAGGTATTGCAAAGCTTCAACTGCTTAATAAATTAGAAAATTTAAAAGTAGAGGATGAATCACAGTTTGAATTAAATAGAAATTCATCTCTTTTTGTTGATGCAAAAATGATTTTAGTAGTCGTTAAAGATAATAATGTTTGGAAATTGGCAAAATTTTCTTCAAAAGATTTGAGTAATTTTATTCTTTCAGAGGATGAAGTTTTTCCGTTTACAAGCTTTAGTGTTGGTGACAAGTATGTTTATTTACAAGATGCGTCTAAAAAGATTATTAGTTTGGATTTAAAAACTTTAAAAAAAGTATCTTAGTTTTTACCTATTTTTATTTTTATTTTTAAAATAAAATCTAGAGAAGGACTAATTGCTTATTTGCTTGATTTATTGAAAATCGGGACGGTGGGATTCGAACTCACGATCCCCTGCTCCCAAAGCAGGTGCCTTAGCCACTAGGCCACGTCCCGTGAAAACGCGCTAATTAGGGCTCGAACCTAAAACCTACAGATTAGA
It contains:
- a CDS encoding ATP-binding cassette domain-containing protein, whose translation is MITVSNLEVAFGDRILFKEVNIKFAPGNCYGIIGANGAGKSTFLKVLGGTIEASKGDIFIPKGQRMAVLEQNQFAYDNFKVIDTVIMGHKKLYAIQKEKNEIYEKLDFSDEDGIRAGELEAEFAELGGYEAESEAAILLKGLGIEESIHGSLMRDIEGALKVRILLAQALFGDPDILLLDEPTNNLDIQSIRWLEEFLISFENTVIVVSHDRHFLNQVCTHIVDIDYGKIQVYIGNYDFWYETSQLLNKQLKDAKKRTEEKIAELKTFIQRFSSNASKSRQATSRKKLIDKIKIEDLKPSSRKFPYVNFKIERELGKNVLSVKNLTREFEGQHILNKFSIVVEPGQKVVFLGNPISVSFLFDIITNKDRNYKGHYEWGSTVNFAYFNKNNEKYFNLDLSLVDWLRQYSKEQDETYIRGFLGRMLFSQDEALKKVSVLSGGEKVRCMLAKIMLSGANVLLLDQPTNHLDLEAITSLNTGLQEFKGVVLFTSHDHQFIDTIANRIIEFTPNGIIDRYMTFSEYIDNSKVRDLRAELYEGQSSLIL
- a CDS encoding PQQ-binding-like beta-propeller repeat protein, producing the protein MIKIFCIFLFFISYFFLSADVNLYFQKALTGKIIGNPILDERRNTITVLTKDKWLVTYNMSLEKKYSYRIDRATYPFLLKDFGNGYYVITIRNEVQKIRRGQLAWRYRLSSSPIKAPSIGNDYILIPQSNSKVVALRLKDGHKIFEVNIEGKAATSAVVLGNGNFYIANENCTMFSFSSLGINLWSVPLISYPNVFMINTNNDIIVGHQSGDVVIYDSDVGEVLDSLILNYPINFLFEKFNGEYIAVSNVGVLFNLSRNLDLKFTKNIGFDIKEAVLYNNKNLFIAVKPNGALSLNEYFEPVDRYDNMKEISGLSANFGVIATGDLSWILTTYYYEYKDELDVKIWNHSLGNRYHQNRIDYIEKTLIDYDEIYLSLDGMLNAEYSRSTYNKFINTLYSLVIRYGNLPKKYLDLYKKAFDNWLFPRDGIDRIAQRGELYKYFVYVNDKSSIKSFINMAIKEKNISNIIELVKNVAKFECYHGQEDLVYNYIQYVILNYQGNLDIAYAVLLNLRKIILNSTKDILKIYRDKCLTLLKFIRRQNFSEKINKHINEIIAIL
- a CDS encoding P83/100 family protein, translated to MKRIWIVLISFFILLNFFTLHAKEVDKDRLKDFIDMDLEFVDYRGSYVNTNTYEQIIGIGEFLAKNLINNKSNYYNKYYINRYIDENDEKSSTDIFLIGDGSALDSILNLRRILMGYLMGVFSYSKGSAALLAKAITIYNAVYRGDLDYYSESYIQSSLKDITKDNVGLSRVYSQWAGKTRIFIPLKRNILSGSIESDVDLDRIVTDRVISALLSENESGGTDFARDITDIQDEIHDIDQEKVDNETDILKSIQDELDEDIEDLRKQLEKSTSEEEKKEIQKQIEEKRSEKEALEKKGSELKESQDKLDKNQEKLEIQRDIVKEKLQENIDEENKGKNLPKPGEINSPKVNEEDEKDELDEDIEDLRKQLEKSTSEEEKKEIQKQIEEKRSEKEALEKERSELKESQDKLDKNQEKLEIQRDIVKEKLQENIDEENKGKNLPKPGEINSSKVNEEDEKDELDEQIGKTEDGINSSAKGESNISSDSQVVNSKKQPIGQADIDNKASIENNKNKSVFLEILNPSTNLGVLQFIDSSGNKLEETSQYGIRRYGIYERASDLVAIKLCSGIAKLQLLNKLENLKVEDESQFELNRNSSLFVDAKMILVVVKDNNVWKLAKFSSKDLSNFILSEDEVFPFTSFSVGDKYVYLQDASKKIISLDLKTLKKVS